The following are encoded in a window of Flavobacterium psychrotrophum genomic DNA:
- a CDS encoding YihY/virulence factor BrkB family protein, with protein MKNIFRKATIKNSITVLKDTFNGFMADKGLKLSASLSYYTLFSLAPLLLLIISLASFFYGRDATEGRIFFEIRDLIGSDAAKQIQQVIKNLELSGKTTLSLIIGIFTLILGATTVFGEIQDSINMIWKVKAKPKKGWLKLIKDRLRSGSIIIGLGFLLIVSLIANGAIVALNDILKRWFPDFTLVIFNIINLAISFLVITILFGVIFKVLPDAKIKWKDVKAGAFFTACLFLLGRYLIGIYITTTGAGSPYGAAGSIIVILLWIYYTAAIMYFGAEFTRAFAIFKGRRIQPADYAVYVEQREMEKENGTITQQPVATAVIEDTSHPKDTNA; from the coding sequence ATGAAGAATATATTTAGGAAAGCTACTATAAAAAACAGCATAACTGTGCTAAAAGATACCTTTAACGGCTTTATGGCCGATAAGGGGCTTAAACTTAGTGCATCGCTTTCTTATTACACGCTGTTTTCGCTTGCACCGCTACTGCTGCTTATTATTTCGCTTGCCAGTTTTTTTTATGGCCGCGATGCTACAGAAGGGCGTATTTTTTTTGAGATACGCGACCTTATAGGCAGCGATGCCGCCAAGCAAATACAGCAGGTTATTAAAAACCTTGAATTATCGGGTAAAACAACCTTGTCTTTAATAATTGGTATATTTACCCTGATACTGGGTGCCACAACCGTTTTTGGAGAAATTCAGGATTCTATAAACATGATATGGAAGGTAAAGGCCAAACCTAAAAAAGGGTGGTTAAAGCTTATAAAAGACAGGCTGCGCAGCGGGTCTATCATTATAGGCCTTGGGTTTTTGCTTATAGTATCTTTAATTGCCAATGGTGCCATTGTAGCCCTTAACGACATCCTTAAGCGCTGGTTCCCTGATTTTACACTTGTAATATTCAATATCATCAACCTTGCCATTAGCTTCCTTGTTATCACGATATTATTTGGCGTAATATTTAAGGTACTACCCGATGCAAAAATTAAATGGAAGGATGTAAAAGCGGGAGCCTTTTTCACGGCGTGCCTGTTTTTGTTAGGCAGGTACTTAATTGGTATTTATATAACCACTACCGGAGCCGGTTCTCCCTATGGCGCGGCAGGATCTATAATTGTAATATTGTTATGGATTTACTATACCGCTGCCATTATGTATTTTGGTGCAGAGTTTACCCGTGCCTTTGCCATATTTAAAGGCAGGCGCATACAACCGGCAGACTACGCCGTATATGTAGAGCAACGCGAAATGGAAAAGGAAAACGGGACTATTACGCAGCAGCCTGTAGCCACAGCTGTAATCGAAGACACCAGCCATCCAAAAGATACTAACGCTTAA
- a CDS encoding translocation/assembly module TamB domain-containing protein gives MNKKNTKLKKYLRKGLKILLWTVGSVIALFLLIVLLLQVPYVQNFVKDKAVTYLEKKIGTDVKIGRIEIGLPKTVIIEDVYFESQQHDTLLAGEKLAVDISLFKLLSSEVEINSISLTGINGRVARNKQGVFNFDYIIKAFDSGKPKDTTGTPMKFSINKVNLDRVKVKYDDDITGNYLTAGIKHFDTRFKDFDLDNLAFNIPKINLDGVTVRFKQSMVDEIAQTTQKAAEEASKQPDLSLKLGEINLTNVDVGYDNEGSSLDTGLKLKRLFAKVNEVNLKTQLIDLDNLEIENLKGGLAFGKAEKQAQEELPKESTAVQKAQWKFKLNNTDIKDVAFKFDDQNAAPVTKGIDFKHLDITNLNLKAKDFSYGPDAISGTIERFTVKDKSGVDIQELRTEFLYGTRGAELKGLYLETPQTLLKDHIAVAYPSLEAVQKDIASLSVDANLDNSQIGFKDVLLFAPQLANTAPFKGNPNSSLFINSNVKGQLADLYIGNLEVRGIGRTVIAASGRIKGLPDVKTANFDLNIKDFKSTAKDINSLLPAGTLPANIQLPANIAVKGTFKGGINNFATNLTLGSSFGNAKVKATFDQRRKGAEKYDADVDIANFDVGSLIKNDSIGRITIKAKVKGSGLDPQTANASLKGTVIKAEYNSYTYRDLFIDGSINNGTFKAIANMNDPNLDFDLDASGGFKGKYPKGKVHLNIDIADLDKLNLHAGPLKLRGNVDADIDDANPDNLNGRIAIHNFLFANAEEQFAMDSINIAAVTTPDTTNITVVSQFIKARAKGHYKISQLPAAIKNTISKYYEIPGQKVEKPEDPQQIAFFLNIDNDPIITKLVPQITRLEPIKIKGAYNSATDSLVVNGLIPRVVFGSNTISGGALNITTRDTALVYSVQVEGLENSSFKLGQTSITGDVKDNTLNYRLEIDDQKKKQQYMLAGNLKQVDGNTEIALNPNGLMLNYDEWAIAQDNLIRFGQQGIYANNFELSNDGGSIKIQSESETANAPLNVTLNNFQIETLTNAVQKDEVKIKGIINGDAKVRDLANTPVFESHLDITDLAVAKDTVGNVKIYVDNATANTFKADVAITGNGNQVNLKGNYNTTSSSFDMNLDMQKLNMASIQALSFGALKDSDGYLSGKFDVTGTATDPNILGDLKFNDVSFRVTQLNSLYKGVNNNIRFTDAGIEMNNFKIEDEKNNILTIDGNIATTDYRAFGFNMTVKAENFRAINSKAKDNDFYYGDLYLDADLSIKGTMTAPIVDGDLKINEDTKFTVVLPQQDPSIADREGVVEFVDEDNIEMMQRLKIEEAVNKTGFEGMDVSVNIEIVKEATLNLIIDKGNGDFLELKGEAQLTGGIDPSGKTTLTGRYEFTEGAYQMSFNFIKRKFDIKSGSSIIWTGEPTAANIDITAVYTTETAPIDLVSNEISGRTSVNTFKQRIPFDTELKIGGELLKPELSFDIVIPEGNHGVSSEVINTTESKLAQIRQEPSEMNKQVFALLLLNRFIGDNPFSSEAGGTSAESLARQSVSKILSQQLNNIAANLVSGVELNFDLESTDDYTTGTQANRTDLNVGVSKNLFNDRLKVTVGSSFGLEGPQQANEETTNIAGDVSLDYQLTQDGRYMVRAYRKNEYQVALQGQIVETGVSFVITMDYNKFRELFHRTQEEREMRKQENERKARARQEKRNKKAKAAEKEVQDKLQPNSTNDEDK, from the coding sequence ATGAACAAGAAGAATACCAAGCTAAAAAAATACCTGAGAAAAGGACTGAAGATACTGCTCTGGACGGTAGGCTCCGTTATTGCGTTATTCCTGCTAATAGTACTGCTGTTACAGGTGCCCTATGTACAAAACTTTGTAAAAGACAAAGCCGTTACCTATCTTGAAAAAAAGATTGGCACCGATGTAAAAATTGGCCGTATAGAAATTGGCCTGCCTAAAACCGTAATCATAGAAGATGTTTATTTTGAAAGCCAACAGCATGATACGCTGCTTGCCGGAGAAAAACTTGCGGTAGACATAAGCCTGTTTAAACTGCTGAGTAGTGAGGTAGAAATAAACAGCATCTCCCTTACAGGAATTAACGGCCGTGTTGCCCGTAATAAACAAGGTGTTTTTAATTTTGATTATATTATAAAAGCATTTGATAGCGGCAAGCCAAAAGATACTACCGGCACGCCCATGAAATTCTCTATCAATAAGGTAAATCTTGACCGCGTTAAGGTAAAGTATGACGACGACATTACTGGCAATTACCTAACGGCGGGCATAAAGCATTTTGATACGCGATTTAAAGATTTTGACCTTGATAACCTGGCGTTTAACATCCCTAAAATAAACCTTGATGGTGTAACCGTACGTTTTAAGCAAAGTATGGTTGATGAAATAGCACAAACCACTCAAAAAGCTGCTGAAGAAGCCAGTAAACAACCTGACCTTTCTTTAAAACTGGGCGAAATAAACCTTACCAATGTAGATGTAGGCTATGATAATGAAGGCAGCAGCCTGGACACCGGCCTGAAACTTAAAAGACTGTTTGCTAAAGTAAACGAAGTAAACCTGAAAACCCAACTTATCGACCTTGATAACCTTGAAATAGAAAATCTTAAAGGCGGATTAGCTTTTGGCAAAGCCGAAAAACAGGCACAGGAAGAACTTCCAAAAGAAAGTACTGCGGTGCAAAAAGCCCAATGGAAATTTAAGCTGAATAATACTGATATTAAAGATGTTGCTTTTAAATTTGATGACCAAAATGCAGCCCCTGTTACTAAAGGAATCGACTTTAAACACCTTGATATTACTAACCTTAACCTTAAGGCAAAAGACTTTAGCTATGGCCCTGATGCTATTTCTGGTACTATAGAGCGCTTTACGGTTAAAGATAAGAGCGGTGTTGATATTCAGGAACTACGTACCGAATTTTTATACGGTACACGTGGTGCAGAACTTAAAGGCCTGTATCTTGAAACACCACAAACATTACTAAAAGACCATATTGCCGTTGCTTACCCATCTTTAGAAGCAGTGCAAAAAGACATCGCCTCGCTTAGTGTAGATGCTAATTTAGATAACAGCCAGATAGGTTTTAAAGATGTGTTGCTTTTTGCTCCGCAGCTTGCCAATACTGCGCCGTTTAAAGGCAACCCTAATAGTAGCCTGTTCATTAACAGTAATGTAAAAGGCCAGCTTGCAGACCTGTACATTGGTAACCTCGAAGTGCGTGGTATAGGCCGTACCGTAATTGCCGCGAGCGGCCGTATCAAAGGGCTGCCTGATGTAAAAACCGCTAATTTTGACCTGAATATTAAAGACTTTAAGTCTACCGCTAAAGATATAAACAGCCTTTTACCGGCAGGCACATTGCCAGCAAATATTCAGCTGCCTGCAAATATTGCCGTTAAAGGCACGTTTAAAGGCGGCATTAATAATTTTGCAACTAATCTTACCCTGGGCAGCAGCTTTGGTAATGCAAAAGTAAAAGCCACGTTTGACCAAAGGCGTAAAGGTGCAGAAAAATATGATGCTGATGTAGATATTGCCAACTTTGATGTGGGCAGCCTTATAAAAAATGATTCCATTGGGCGCATTACCATCAAGGCAAAAGTAAAAGGCTCGGGGCTTGATCCGCAAACGGCAAATGCATCATTAAAAGGAACAGTTATTAAAGCCGAATATAACAGCTACACCTACCGCGACCTGTTTATAGACGGTTCTATAAATAACGGCACGTTTAAGGCAATTGCTAACATGAACGACCCTAATCTTGATTTTGACCTGGATGCCTCGGGTGGATTTAAAGGGAAATATCCGAAAGGAAAAGTGCACCTCAATATTGATATTGCCGATCTTGACAAGTTAAACCTGCATGCGGGGCCATTAAAACTGCGTGGCAATGTAGACGCTGATATTGACGATGCCAATCCTGATAACCTTAACGGGCGCATAGCAATTCATAACTTTTTATTTGCCAATGCAGAAGAACAATTTGCGATGGACTCTATTAATATAGCAGCGGTAACCACACCCGATACTACCAATATTACTGTGGTATCGCAGTTTATAAAAGCCCGTGCAAAAGGCCATTACAAAATAAGCCAGTTGCCGGCAGCGATTAAAAACACCATTTCTAAATACTATGAAATTCCGGGGCAAAAGGTTGAAAAGCCTGAAGACCCGCAACAAATAGCATTCTTCCTTAATATTGATAATGATCCTATTATTACTAAACTGGTTCCCCAAATTACCCGCCTGGAGCCTATAAAAATTAAAGGGGCTTACAACAGCGCTACAGACAGCCTTGTAGTAAACGGGCTTATTCCGCGTGTCGTATTTGGCAGCAATACCATTTCTGGCGGAGCGTTAAACATTACTACACGAGATACTGCCCTTGTGTACAGTGTACAGGTTGAGGGGCTTGAAAACAGTTCGTTTAAACTGGGGCAAACCAGCATTACCGGAGATGTAAAAGATAATACACTAAACTACAGGCTGGAAATAGACGACCAGAAAAAGAAGCAGCAATATATGCTGGCGGGTAACCTTAAACAGGTTGACGGAAATACAGAAATTGCACTTAACCCAAATGGGCTAATGCTTAATTATGATGAGTGGGCTATTGCACAGGATAACCTTATCCGTTTTGGGCAACAGGGCATTTATGCCAATAACTTTGAGCTGAGTAACGATGGTGGTTCTATAAAAATACAATCGGAGTCAGAAACCGCTAATGCGCCGCTAAATGTAACGCTGAATAACTTCCAGATTGAAACGCTTACCAATGCCGTTCAGAAAGATGAAGTAAAAATTAAAGGAATCATAAATGGCGATGCAAAAGTGCGCGACCTTGCCAATACCCCGGTATTTGAATCGCATCTTGACATTACAGACCTTGCCGTAGCAAAAGATACCGTGGGCAATGTAAAAATTTATGTAGACAACGCGACAGCTAATACCTTTAAAGCCGACGTAGCTATTACAGGCAACGGTAACCAGGTAAACCTTAAAGGCAACTACAATACTACATCGAGCAGTTTTGATATGAACCTTGATATGCAAAAACTGAACATGGCAAGCATACAGGCGCTTAGCTTTGGTGCCTTGAAAGACAGCGACGGTTACCTTTCAGGGAAATTTGATGTTACAGGCACAGCTACAGATCCTAACATACTGGGAGACCTGAAATTTAACGATGTAAGTTTCCGGGTTACGCAGCTTAACTCGCTGTATAAAGGTGTAAATAATAACATCCGCTTTACCGATGCCGGTATAGAGATGAACAACTTTAAAATAGAAGACGAAAAAAACAACATCCTTACGATAGATGGTAACATAGCCACTACAGATTATCGTGCCTTTGGTTTTAACATGACCGTAAAGGCTGAGAACTTCAGGGCAATAAACAGTAAGGCAAAGGATAATGATTTTTATTATGGCGACCTGTACCTTGATGCTGACCTTAGCATAAAAGGAACAATGACCGCACCTATAGTAGATGGCGACCTTAAAATAAACGAAGACACTAAGTTTACCGTAGTGCTGCCACAACAGGATCCTTCAATCGCAGACCGCGAAGGCGTGGTAGAGTTTGTAGACGAAGATAATATAGAAATGATGCAGCGCCTCAAAATTGAGGAAGCCGTAAATAAAACCGGATTTGAGGGGATGGATGTTTCTGTAAATATCGAGATCGTTAAAGAAGCTACCTTAAACCTCATTATAGATAAAGGTAATGGCGACTTCCTGGAGCTTAAAGGCGAGGCCCAGCTTACAGGCGGTATAGACCCATCGGGTAAGACCACCCTTACCGGACGATATGAGTTTACAGAAGGTGCTTACCAAATGTCGTTTAACTTTATAAAAAGGAAATTCGATATAAAATCGGGCAGCTCAATAATCTGGACCGGCGAGCCTACAGCGGCAAATATTGATATTACTGCTGTATACACAACAGAGACAGCGCCTATAGACCTTGTAAGTAATGAGATAAGCGGCAGGACATCTGTAAATACCTTTAAACAGCGTATCCCTTTTGATACCGAGCTTAAAATTGGTGGCGAGTTGCTAAAGCCCGAACTGTCTTTTGATATTGTGATTCCGGAAGGTAATCATGGTGTATCGAGCGAAGTAATAAATACTACAGAGTCTAAGCTAGCCCAGATACGCCAGGAACCATCAGAAATGAATAAGCAGGTATTTGCCCTATTGTTATTAAACAGGTTTATTGGCGATAACCCTTTTTCAAGCGAAGCCGGAGGAACCAGTGCAGAGTCGCTTGCCCGCCAGAGTGTAAGTAAGATACTTTCGCAACAGCTTAATAATATTGCGGCAAATCTTGTAAGTGGTGTAGAACTTAATTTTGACCTTGAATCTACTGATGATTATACTACGGGTACACAGGCTAACCGAACTGATCTTAATGTGGGTGTATCTAAAAACCTGTTTAACGACCGCCTAAAGGTTACTGTAGGTAGTAGCTTTGGACTTGAAGGCCCGCAGCAGGCCAATGAGGAAACAACAAACATTGCAGGAGACGTTTCGCTTGACTACCAGCTAACACAGGATGGCCGATATATGGTGCGTGCTTATCGCAAAAATGAATATCAGGTGGCACTGCAAGGGCAGATTGTTGAAACCGGGGTTTCATTTGTTATAACAATGGATTATAATAAATTCCGTGAACTTTTTCATCGTACACAAGAGGAAAGAGAAATGAGGAAGCAGGAAAACGAACGCAAAGCACGAGCCCGCCAGGAAAAAAGGAACAAGAAAGCTAAAGCCGCAGAAAAAGAAGTACAGGACAAATTACAGCCAAACAGCACTAATGATGAAGATAAATAA
- a CDS encoding NAD(P)/FAD-dependent oxidoreductase, with translation MKIVIIGGGFAGLNLANELSDNKNFEITLVDKNNYNFFPPLIYQVATAYLEPSSISYPFRKYFRGKDNVTFRMGEFMMVKPNENIAVLHNGELEYDALVFATGAETNYFGMENVKKNSIPMKTLNDALEMRNKLLQRMEKATLHKNSRERRKYMNIVVAGGGPTGVEVSGMFAEMRKGVLRKEYPELATSVSNVYLVDGGDALLAPMSKASQKDTYDALTKLGVIVKLNARVTDFVNDTVHLSNGETIQSKNLIWAAGVACRAFDGIPQESYGRAKRMIVDAHNKVINTTNIYSIGDTCYQDTDVAFPQGHPQVAQVAIQQGKHLANNFKKLVKNEALVPFKYKDKGSMAIIGKNKAVVDLPKPKMHFKGLLAWMMWLFIHLLSLLTYRNRFVTFWNWMVSYFSMDQPLRMIIRPEKRNRQLPEASKPLN, from the coding sequence ATGAAAATAGTAATAATAGGAGGGGGCTTTGCCGGACTAAACCTGGCAAATGAGCTCTCAGATAACAAGAATTTTGAGATAACGCTGGTCGATAAAAACAATTATAATTTTTTTCCGCCACTTATTTACCAGGTAGCCACCGCTTATCTTGAGCCTTCCAGTATCAGCTATCCTTTCAGGAAATATTTTAGGGGAAAAGATAATGTTACCTTCCGCATGGGCGAGTTTATGATGGTTAAGCCCAATGAAAATATTGCTGTACTGCATAACGGCGAGCTTGAATATGATGCGCTTGTGTTTGCAACGGGTGCTGAAACCAATTACTTTGGTATGGAAAACGTAAAGAAAAATTCCATCCCGATGAAAACGCTAAATGATGCGCTCGAAATGCGTAACAAGCTTTTACAGCGTATGGAGAAAGCTACCCTGCATAAAAACAGCCGCGAGCGCCGCAAGTATATGAACATTGTTGTTGCCGGTGGCGGCCCTACAGGTGTTGAGGTATCCGGTATGTTTGCCGAAATGCGTAAAGGCGTGCTGCGCAAAGAATATCCTGAACTGGCTACCAGTGTAAGTAATGTGTACCTTGTAGATGGTGGCGATGCGCTGCTTGCACCCATGAGCAAAGCGAGCCAGAAAGATACTTATGACGCCCTTACCAAGCTGGGTGTTATTGTAAAGCTCAATGCCCGTGTTACTGATTTTGTAAATGATACCGTACACCTTAGTAATGGAGAAACCATACAGTCTAAAAATCTTATATGGGCTGCCGGTGTAGCGTGCCGTGCTTTTGATGGCATACCGCAGGAAAGCTATGGCCGTGCAAAGCGTATGATAGTAGATGCGCACAACAAGGTAATTAATACCACTAACATATATTCTATTGGTGATACCTGTTATCAGGATACTGATGTGGCTTTTCCGCAGGGGCACCCACAGGTAGCACAGGTAGCCATACAGCAGGGCAAGCACCTTGCAAACAATTTTAAAAAGTTGGTTAAGAACGAAGCCCTTGTACCGTTTAAATATAAGGACAAAGGGTCTATGGCAATCATAGGTAAAAATAAGGCCGTAGTAGACCTGCCAAAACCTAAAATGCACTTTAAGGGATTACTGGCCTGGATGATGTGGCTGTTTATTCACTTACTGTCATTGCTTACGTATCGCAACAGGTTTGTAACGTTCTGGAACTGGATGGTTTCTTATTTCTCAATGGATCAGCCACTGCGTATGATAATCCGTCCTGAAAAACGAAACAGGCAACTACCGGAGGCAAGTAAGCCGCTAAACTAA
- a CDS encoding pseudouridine synthase, whose amino-acid sequence MHKHFIIYKPWGFLSQFIYNLKRNKKLLGELHDFPEGTMAIGRLDEDSEGLLLLTTDGMMSEIVRGKNVEKEYYAQVDGIITPDAVEQLQNGVKIGFKGTKYITAPCKAFILDATPALPERSRRVRDGHRPTSWVSITVTEGKFRQVRKMASAVGFPVLRLVRVRVGNIHLHDLQPGEVREVTVFDI is encoded by the coding sequence ATGCACAAACATTTTATAATATATAAGCCCTGGGGGTTCCTGAGCCAGTTTATTTACAACCTTAAACGCAATAAGAAATTACTGGGCGAATTGCATGATTTTCCTGAAGGCACTATGGCCATAGGCCGCCTGGACGAAGACAGCGAGGGATTGCTGCTGCTTACTACAGATGGCATGATGAGCGAAATTGTGCGGGGCAAAAATGTAGAAAAAGAGTACTATGCCCAGGTAGACGGTATTATAACGCCCGATGCGGTTGAACAGTTACAAAATGGTGTAAAAATAGGCTTTAAGGGTACTAAATATATTACTGCACCGTGCAAAGCATTTATACTAGATGCCACTCCTGCACTGCCGGAGCGATCGCGCAGGGTACGCGATGGCCACCGGCCTACCAGCTGGGTTAGCATTACAGTTACAGAGGGCAAATTCAGGCAGGTGCGCAAAATGGCTTCGGCTGTGGGTTTTCCTGTACTAAGGCTGGTACGCGTTCGTGTCGGCAATATACATTTACACGATTTACAACCGGGAGAGGTTAGAGAGGTAACCGTGTTTGACATTTAA
- the tamL gene encoding translocation and assembly module lipoprotein TamL has translation MKINKFIYLLFLILFAYGCSNTKYLPEGDMLYVGGKVTVKDTVMTKKQRKVLEKELQPLLRPKPNSNFLGLRFKLYMYNLAGEPKKESGLRHWMRTKLGEPPVLFSQVDLDYNADILQNYSENKGFFKTRTSADSVSKSRRATALYTVTTNKQFKIRNVTFPDTAGSKLEKDIARTARRSLLKTGDPYDLATIKAERDRIDNRLKNRGYYYFNADYILARVDSTAGNYQVDIKLIVKDETPEKARQVYKINDIIIFPNHSLTNNQDSIRVAKGAVEKYKDFTIIDSAHTFRPIIYDKTLFFHKGDTYSRRDHNLSLNRLVNLGTFKFVKNEFHPSASDSVKNMLDVYYYFTPLPKKSIRIETTGKTNSANYNGAEVTVNWSNRNTFRAAELLNIAVNGGMDVQVAGQNKGYNVYHIGGETSLVWPRFITPIKVKDSSAFVPRTKASLSYDYQKRMKLYALNTFRAQFGYLWKDNVRTEHQLYVSDITYVNPANVTAEYQRLIIGENGTPENPENPSLQRVIDKQLIFGPTYSFNYTNTMQKNKKHTIYYKGSLELAGTIAGLATGAKASDQKTVLQVPFSQFVKTEQDFRHYLKLGENSQLASRVIVGVGYPYGNSTALPYIRQFFIGGTNSIRAFRARSLGPGSYDYRTQNEGNTNQSSFLPDQSGDLKLELNTEYRAQLYKFIHGAVFVDAGNIWLWNKDDSRPGAEFSSKFASEIAVGTGAGLRLDLSFIVLRLDLAFPLRKPWLPENNRWVLDEINFGSGSWRKDNLVFNLAIGYPF, from the coding sequence ATGAAGATAAATAAATTTATATACCTACTATTTTTAATCCTCTTTGCTTACGGCTGTAGTAATACCAAGTACCTGCCCGAAGGCGATATGCTATATGTGGGCGGCAAGGTAACGGTTAAAGATACAGTGATGACTAAAAAGCAGCGCAAGGTATTAGAGAAAGAGCTACAGCCCTTGCTGCGCCCTAAACCTAACAGTAATTTTTTAGGATTGCGCTTTAAGCTATATATGTATAACCTTGCCGGCGAACCTAAAAAAGAAAGCGGCCTGCGCCATTGGATGCGTACAAAACTGGGCGAACCACCTGTACTGTTTAGCCAGGTAGACCTTGATTATAATGCTGACATTTTACAAAACTATAGTGAGAATAAAGGTTTTTTCAAGACCCGCACTTCGGCAGATTCGGTTTCAAAAAGTCGACGTGCTACGGCATTGTATACAGTTACTACCAATAAGCAGTTTAAGATACGTAACGTAACTTTCCCTGATACGGCAGGATCAAAACTGGAAAAAGATATTGCCCGCACGGCACGCCGCAGCCTTTTAAAAACAGGCGACCCTTATGACCTTGCTACCATCAAGGCAGAGCGCGACCGTATAGATAACCGTCTTAAAAACAGGGGGTATTATTACTTTAATGCCGATTATATATTGGCTCGTGTAGATAGTACTGCCGGTAATTACCAGGTAGATATAAAACTTATAGTTAAGGATGAAACACCAGAAAAAGCACGGCAGGTATACAAAATAAACGATATCATTATTTTTCCTAACCACTCTCTTACAAATAATCAGGACAGTATCCGTGTGGCTAAAGGTGCTGTAGAAAAGTATAAAGATTTTACGATCATAGATTCGGCGCACACCTTTCGCCCCATTATTTACGATAAGACGTTGTTTTTCCATAAAGGAGATACATACAGCAGGCGCGACCATAACCTGTCGCTTAACAGGCTGGTAAACCTGGGCACGTTTAAGTTTGTAAAGAATGAGTTTCATCCATCGGCTTCAGACTCGGTTAAGAATATGCTCGATGTATACTATTACTTTACACCCCTGCCTAAAAAATCAATACGTATAGAAACTACAGGTAAGACCAACTCTGCTAACTATAATGGTGCAGAAGTTACCGTAAACTGGAGTAACCGCAATACATTTAGAGCCGCAGAATTATTAAACATTGCCGTAAACGGTGGTATGGATGTACAGGTAGCCGGTCAAAACAAAGGGTATAATGTGTACCATATAGGTGGAGAAACCAGTCTGGTGTGGCCCCGTTTTATAACACCAATTAAGGTAAAAGACAGCAGTGCCTTTGTACCACGTACCAAGGCATCATTAAGTTATGACTATCAAAAGAGGATGAAACTTTATGCGCTTAATACCTTTAGGGCGCAGTTTGGTTACTTATGGAAAGATAACGTGCGTACAGAGCACCAGCTTTATGTATCAGACATTACCTATGTAAACCCGGCTAATGTAACAGCAGAGTACCAGCGATTGATAATAGGAGAAAATGGCACCCCAGAAAACCCCGAAAATCCATCATTACAGCGAGTTATAGACAAGCAGCTTATTTTTGGCCCTACCTATTCGTTTAATTATACGAATACCATGCAAAAAAATAAAAAGCATACCATTTATTACAAAGGCTCGCTGGAGCTTGCAGGTACTATAGCAGGTTTAGCAACAGGGGCTAAAGCAAGCGACCAGAAAACAGTACTACAAGTGCCGTTTAGTCAGTTTGTAAAAACCGAGCAGGATTTTAGGCACTATCTTAAGCTGGGAGAAAATTCGCAGTTGGCAAGCCGTGTTATTGTAGGTGTAGGATATCCTTATGGTAACTCTACTGCATTGCCCTACATCAGGCAGTTTTTTATAGGCGGAACTAACAGTATCAGGGCATTTCGTGCCAGGAGCCTTGGCCCCGGGTCTTACGATTACAGAACCCAAAATGAAGGTAACACAAACCAAAGCAGCTTTTTGCCTGACCAGAGTGGCGACCTAAAACTGGAACTGAATACAGAATATCGTGCACAATTGTATAAATTTATTCATGGTGCCGTGTTTGTAGATGCCGGTAACATCTGGCTTTGGAACAAAGACGACAGCCGCCCCGGTGCTGAATTTAGCAGTAAATTTGCCAGCGAAATAGCCGTGGGTACAGGAGCCGGTTTACGTTTAGACCTTTCGTTTATTGTATTGAGGCTGGACCTTGCCTTTCCGTTGCGCAAACCATGGCTACCGGAAAACAACCGTTGGGTGTTAGATGAAATCAACTTTGGCAGCGGCTCGTGGAGAAAAGATAACCTGGTATTTAACCTGGCTATAGGGTATCCTTTTTAA